GCTTGGTAACATCGGAAGGGTGAAAGATGCTGAGAAGCTCTTTTATCGAATGGAGGGACGTGACACTATATCATGGAACGCTATGGTATCAATGTACTCACATGAAGGACTCTGCAGCAAATGCTTTATGGTATTTTCTGATATGCGTCGTGGTGGATTGTTAAGGCATGATGCAACTACTATGTGCAGCCTGATATGCGCCTGCGCCTCGTCAGATTATGTCAACATTGGAAGTGGAATTCATTCCCTGTGTCTCAGGGGTGGTCTGCACTCTTACATTCCCGTGATTAATGCCCTTGTTAATATGTATTCTACTGCTGGGAAGTTGGTTGATGCTGAGTTTCTGTTCTGGAGCATGGGCAGAAGGGATCTAATATCATGGAACACTATGATTTCGTCATATGTGCAAAGCGGTAATAGCATGGATGCATTGAAGACACTAGGTCAGTTACTTCAGACTAATGAATCTCCAGATCGCATGACATTTTCCAGCGCTTTAGGAGCATGTTCAAGTCCAGGAGCTTTGATGGATGGCAGAATGGTTCATGCCATGATATTGCAGTTAAGTCTTGACTGCAATCTACTGGTTGGTAATTCTCTCCTCACGATGTATGGTAAATGCAGTTGTATCCAAGATGTCGAGAGAGTATTTCAGTTGATGTCCACTCATGATGTTGTTAGTTGCAACGTACTTATTGGGAGCTATTCAGCGCTTGAGGATTGTACCAAGGTAATGCAGGTATTTACTTGGATGAGACGTGCAGGATTAAAGCCAAATTACATAACAATAGTGAATATCCAGGGTTCTTTCAAATCTTCAAATGAGTTACGCAATTATGGATTGCCCTTGCACGCATACACAATCCATACTGGGTTCGTAGCTGATGACTACGTTAGTAACTCTCTGATCACAATGTATGCAAACTGTGGCGACTTAGATTCAAGCACTAAAGTCTTCCGCACAATCATCAAGAAAAGTGTTGTTTCCTGGAATGCTATGATCGCCGCGAATGTTCAACATGGCCACGGAGAGGAAGGCTTAAAGCTTTCCATGGATATGCGGCATGCTGgaaataatcttgatcatgtttGTCTAGCTGAATGTTTGTCATCCAGTGCAAGCCTGGCATCACTAGAAGAAGGCATGCAACTACATGGTCTTGGTGTGAAGTGTGGGCTGGATAATGACAGTCATGTGGTTAATGCTGCAATGGATATGTACGGGAAATGTGGAAAAATGGATGAAATGTTGAAAATGCTTCCTGATCCTGCCGTTCGACCCCAACAATGCTGGAATACATTGATATCAGGTTATGCAAAATACGGATATTTCAAGGAAGCTGAGGACACATTTAAGCATATGGTGTCGATGGGGCGAAAGCCAGATTACGTAACATTTGTCACTCTTCTCTCAGCTTGTAGTCATGCTGGTCTAGTGGACAAGAGTATTGATTACTATAACTCTATGTCTTCTGTATTTGGTGTTTCCCCTGGAATAAAGCATTGTGTTTGCATTGTGGATGTCCTTGGACGTTTAGGGCGATTTACAGAAGCAGAGAAGTTCATTGAAGACATGCCAGTCTTACCAAATGATCTAATTTGGCGTAGCCTGTTGTCCTCTAGTAGAACTCACAAAAATCTGGATATTGGGAGGAAAGCCGCCAAGAAACTCCTTGAGTTGGATCCTTTTGACGACTCAGCTTATGTTCTTTTGTCGAACTTATATGCGACAAGTGCAAGATGGTCCGATGTTGACAGACTGAGAAGTCACATGAAAAACATCAATTTAAATAAAAGGCCTGCTTGCAGTTGGCTTAAGCAGAAGAAAGAAGTAAGCACCTTTGGTATTGGTGACCGGAGTCATAATGACACAGAAAAGATCTACGCGAAGCTAGATGAAATCTTTCTGAAGCTCAGGGAGGTAGGTTATGTTGCTGATACCTCATCGGCACTGCATGATACAGATGAGGAACAGAAAGAGCAGAACCTTTGGAATCACAGCGAGAAGCTTGCATTGGCATATGGCCTTATCACTGTTCCGGAAGGATGTACAGTAAGGATATTCAAGAATCTTAGGGTC
This genomic window from Aegilops tauschii subsp. strangulata cultivar AL8/78 chromosome 4, Aet v6.0, whole genome shotgun sequence contains:
- the LOC109760225 gene encoding pentatricopeptide repeat-containing protein At2g03880, mitochondrial codes for the protein MPDRTPSSWYTSISGCVRCGHESTAFDLLRGMRERAVPLSGFALASLVTACERRDKEEGRACGAAIHALTHKAGLMVNVYIGTALLHLYGSRKHVLDAQKLFQEMPERNVVSWTALMVALSSNGYLEEALRAYRRMRMEGVACNANAFATVVSLCGSLESEMAGLQVFSQVLVSGLQRQVSVANSLITMLGNIGRVKDAEKLFYRMEGRDTISWNAMVSMYSHEGLCSKCFMVFSDMRRGGLLRHDATTMCSLICACASSDYVNIGSGIHSLCLRGGLHSYIPVINALVNMYSTAGKLVDAEFLFWSMGRRDLISWNTMISSYVQSGNSMDALKTLGQLLQTNESPDRMTFSSALGACSSPGALMDGRMVHAMILQLSLDCNLLVGNSLLTMYGKCSCIQDVERVFQLMSTHDVVSCNVLIGSYSALEDCTKVMQVFTWMRRAGLKPNYITIVNIQGSFKSSNELRNYGLPLHAYTIHTGFVADDYVSNSLITMYANCGDLDSSTKVFRTIIKKSVVSWNAMIAANVQHGHGEEGLKLSMDMRHAGNNLDHVCLAECLSSSASLASLEEGMQLHGLGVKCGLDNDSHVVNAAMDMYGKCGKMDEMLKMLPDPAVRPQQCWNTLISGYAKYGYFKEAEDTFKHMVSMGRKPDYVTFVTLLSACSHAGLVDKSIDYYNSMSSVFGVSPGIKHCVCIVDVLGRLGRFTEAEKFIEDMPVLPNDLIWRSLLSSSRTHKNLDIGRKAAKKLLELDPFDDSAYVLLSNLYATSARWSDVDRLRSHMKNINLNKRPACSWLKQKKEVSTFGIGDRSHNDTEKIYAKLDEIFLKLREVGYVADTSSALHDTDEEQKEQNLWNHSEKLALAYGLITVPEGCTVRIFKNLRVCADCHLVFKLVSMVFDREIVLRDPYRFHHFKGGSCSCSDFW